In the Engystomops pustulosus chromosome 2, aEngPut4.maternal, whole genome shotgun sequence genome, one interval contains:
- the PTAFR gene encoding platelet-activating factor receptor isoform X2: protein MNMSSQENINREDPCTVDSEFRYSLFTVSYSIIFVIGFLANSYVLWVFAKVYPSKRLSEIKILMINLTVADLLFLVTLPLWIVYYNYKGDWIMPEFFCNLAGCFFFINTYCSVAFLGVISYNRYQAVTRPVETAQSTARVKAICISTCVWILIFFSSLYFLIFPGTNQIQTADGHNYTRCFEGYNTENRDPVAAIHFLLIAAFFLVFLLILVCNLVIFKTLVIQSVQARQSAEMKRRALYMVATVLGVFVICFVPHHIVHGPWTLTVLRLWHEKDCGFRQTLNDAHQVTLCIMSTNCMLDPIIYCFLTKKFRKHLSERIQSMRRTREGKPQVMEEAQKYSIAPMNA, encoded by the exons ATGAACATGTCTTCACAAGAAAACATCAATAGAGAGGACCCATGCACAGTGGATTCTGAATTCAGATACTCGCTCTTTACAGTATCCTATAGCATTATTTTTGTCATTGGATTCCTTGCCAACAGCTATGTGCTATGGGTTTTTGCCAAAGTTTATCCATCCAAGAGACTGAGCGAgattaaaatattaatgataaATCTAACAGTTGCTGACCTGCTATTTTTGGTGACATTGCCTCTCTGGATTGTATATTACAACTATAAAGGTGACTGGATCATGCCAGAATTTTTCTGCAATTTGGCGGGTTGTTTCTTCTTTATTAACACATACTGCTCTGTTGCTTTTCTTGGAGTCATCAGTTACAACAGATATCAGGCTGTTACAAGACCTGTAGAGACTGCCCAGTCCACAGCCAGAGTTAAAGCAATATGTATCTCAACATGTGTATGGATACTTATATTTTTTAGTTCATTGTACTTTCTTATTTTTCCGGGTACCAACCAGATACAGACCGCTGATGGTCACAACTACACTCGATGCTTTGAAGGATACAACACTGAAAACAGAGACCCTGTGGCAGCCATACATTTTCTTTTAATTGCTGCATTTTTTCTTGTATTTCTCCTTATTTTAGTGTGCAATTTAGTCATTTTTAAGACTTTAGTTATCCAGTCAGTACAAGCCAGACAAAGTGCCGAAATGAAGCGCCGTGCTTTGTACATGGTTGCCACAGTCTTAGGTGTTTTTGTGATTTGCTTTGTCCCGCATCACATTGTTCATGGACCTTGGACACTGACGGTCTTGAGACTATGGCATGAGAAAGACTGTGGATTTCGGCAAACATTGAATGATGCCCATCAGGTCACTCTGTGTATAATGAGCACCAACTGCATGCTTGACCCCATCATCTATTGCTTCCTCACAAAGAAATTCAGAAAGCATCTATCTGAGCGTATTCAAAGCATGAGAAGAACTC GAGAAGGTAAACCCCAAGTGATGGAAGAAGCCCAGAAATACAGTATAGCACCTATGAATGCCTGA
- the PTAFR gene encoding platelet-activating factor receptor isoform X1 → MNMSSQENINREDPCTVDSEFRYSLFTVSYSIIFVIGFLANSYVLWVFAKVYPSKRLSEIKILMINLTVADLLFLVTLPLWIVYYNYKGDWIMPEFFCNLAGCFFFINTYCSVAFLGVISYNRYQAVTRPVETAQSTARVKAICISTCVWILIFFSSLYFLIFPGTNQIQTADGHNYTRCFEGYNTENRDPVAAIHFLLIAAFFLVFLLILVCNLVIFKTLVIQSVQARQSAEMKRRALYMVATVLGVFVICFVPHHIVHGPWTLTVLRLWHEKDCGFRQTLNDAHQVTLCIMSTNCMLDPIIYCFLTKKFRKHLSERIQSMRRTRKFSRNTTETNIDATLSLRDKQAATFDL, encoded by the coding sequence ATGAACATGTCTTCACAAGAAAACATCAATAGAGAGGACCCATGCACAGTGGATTCTGAATTCAGATACTCGCTCTTTACAGTATCCTATAGCATTATTTTTGTCATTGGATTCCTTGCCAACAGCTATGTGCTATGGGTTTTTGCCAAAGTTTATCCATCCAAGAGACTGAGCGAgattaaaatattaatgataaATCTAACAGTTGCTGACCTGCTATTTTTGGTGACATTGCCTCTCTGGATTGTATATTACAACTATAAAGGTGACTGGATCATGCCAGAATTTTTCTGCAATTTGGCGGGTTGTTTCTTCTTTATTAACACATACTGCTCTGTTGCTTTTCTTGGAGTCATCAGTTACAACAGATATCAGGCTGTTACAAGACCTGTAGAGACTGCCCAGTCCACAGCCAGAGTTAAAGCAATATGTATCTCAACATGTGTATGGATACTTATATTTTTTAGTTCATTGTACTTTCTTATTTTTCCGGGTACCAACCAGATACAGACCGCTGATGGTCACAACTACACTCGATGCTTTGAAGGATACAACACTGAAAACAGAGACCCTGTGGCAGCCATACATTTTCTTTTAATTGCTGCATTTTTTCTTGTATTTCTCCTTATTTTAGTGTGCAATTTAGTCATTTTTAAGACTTTAGTTATCCAGTCAGTACAAGCCAGACAAAGTGCCGAAATGAAGCGCCGTGCTTTGTACATGGTTGCCACAGTCTTAGGTGTTTTTGTGATTTGCTTTGTCCCGCATCACATTGTTCATGGACCTTGGACACTGACGGTCTTGAGACTATGGCATGAGAAAGACTGTGGATTTCGGCAAACATTGAATGATGCCCATCAGGTCACTCTGTGTATAATGAGCACCAACTGCATGCTTGACCCCATCATCTATTGCTTCCTCACAAAGAAATTCAGAAAGCATCTATCTGAGCGTATTCAAAGCATGAGAAGAACTCGTAAGTTTTCCAGAAACACCACTGAAACAAACATAGACGCTACCCTTTCTCTCAGAGACAAGCAGGCTGCTACATTTGATCTGTAG